The Gasterosteus aculeatus chromosome 8, fGasAcu3.hap1.1, whole genome shotgun sequence genome has a window encoding:
- the atp5f1d gene encoding ATP synthase F(1) complex subunit delta, mitochondrial, whose protein sequence is MMAARFLRRSLPVLRQARSYAEAVSGAPQMSFTFASPTQVFFNGANVKQVDVPTLTGAFGILPAHVPTLQVLRPGVVTVFADDGPAAKYFVSSGSVTVNADSSVQLLVEEAAPLDQLDIAVAKANLEKAQSEMAATSDEAARAAVQISIDANEAIVKALE, encoded by the exons ATGATGGCAGCAAGGTTTCTCCGCCGTTCCCTGCCCGTGCTGAGGCAAGCGCGCTCCTACGCCGAGGCCGTCTCCGGAGCCCCGCAGATGTCCTTCACTTTCGCCTCCCCGACACAG GTGTTTTTCAACGGGGCCAACGTGAAACAGGTGGACGTGCCCACGCTCACCGGTGCGTTCGGTATCCTCCCGGCCCACGTGCCCACCCTGCAGGTGCTGCGGCCCGGCGTCGTTACGGTCTTCGCTGACGACGGCCCCGCTGCCAAATACTTTG TGAGCAGCGGGTCAGTAACAGTCAACGCTGATTCTTCAGTGCAACTGCTGGTTGAGGAGGCAGCTCCTCTGGACCAGCTGGACATCGCT gttgctAAGGCCAACCTGGAGAAGGCCCAGTCTGAAATGGCTGCCACATCCGACGAGGCGGCGAGGGCGGCAGTTCAGATCAGCATAGACGCCAACGAGGCCATCGTCAAGGCTCTGGAGTAG